GTTTGATAATTTATTAATAATCCTCGAACTACTGGGTATTGCAGCGTTCGCGGTTACCGGCGCAATGAAAGCTGTGGAGAAAGAAATGGACATCTTCGGTGTTATAGTATTGGCGATCATCACTGCGTTAGGTGGCGGCTTTATTCGCGACATTCTAATGAACCGTCTTCCGGTAAGCTTAAACTCACCGTCATACTTCGCTGCTGCACTCGCTGGCGGCCTTGTTGCTATCCCGGCAATACAGTTGGTACATAAGTACTTCTTATGGATAAACGTATTTGATGCGATTGGGCTCGCCCTTTTTTCAATTACAGGCGCAGTAGCTGCGATGAATGCGGGATTAAACTTTATCTCCGTACTTTTACTGGGAACAATGTCCGGTATTGGTGGAGGCGTATTACGTGATGTTCTCGCGAATGACGTGCCTCTGGTGTTCCGTAAAGAAATTTATGCGCTCGCTTCAATTACCGGAATCGTTGGGATGTGGTTACTTGCGCGGATTGCGATGTTACGGTTCTCGGTCTGCGTTATGATTGGTATTGCAATAGTTTTAGCCGTTCGGTTATGGGCGGTATACTACAACATTAGTTTACCGAATATTAGGGTTAAGTCAACAGAGAAGTAAGGATTCGTACAGTAATTGTTTCACGTGAAACATTGCGGGGATTAGAGTGGTGGCGCGGGGCACGGCGATGCTCGCTCCATAATTCCGACGCAACGTCGGAATTAAAATCCGCTCGCATAATCCGTCCCCCGCGCGATAAAATATAATTGGAGTAGGAAGAAATGTTGACTGGATTTTGGATAAGGCTGCTTTCAGATATAATTGACATTATCATTTTGTGGATAGTGAGTGCAATAATTGCGTATGTGTTTAAATTACTACGAGTTCCCTTTTTAGCAGAGCCAAACACAGTATTGTTGATAACAGTATTTCTGTATATTGGAATACTAAACAGTAAGGTGGGGCAGGGGCAAAGCATTGCCAAACGATTACTTAATATACAAGTTGTGAAGTTAGATGGCACTTTGTTGTCACTTCCGATGTCGTTTTTGAGAAGTTTAGTCTTGATGATGACCTTTTTCTTAAACATAATAATAACCTCAACGTTAGGAATCCTATGTCTTGAATGGACACATTTATTGTTTATAGGAACTCTTATCGTTTTTATATTTTTTTCGGTGGGATACATTTTCCTTATTTCGTTTCATCCAGCGAAAAGAGGGCTTCATGACCTTATTACCGGCACAATTGTTATTAGAAAAGGGACTTATCAAGAAAGCTTGGTAGAGAAAAACAAACAAGCAAAAAGTTTGATATTTGTTTTGTATTTTGCAATAGTATCTCTACTCTTTTGTGGTTACAAATTATATTCGAATACTGCTGTGAAAACGCTTAAATCGTTTCCAACCACCGAGATCTCGCGTGAGTTGAATAATAGCCTCTTCCTGAAAGATGCGAAAGTAATGATTAAGATACATAACTCAAAACAGCTGACTATAGACGTGATGGTTCCAAGCGATATATACAACGATGATAAACAAATTGCAAACCAAATGGTTGCGATTAAAAAAATTATTAATGAAAAGTTTCCTGATGTCCGTATAGAAAATTATCAAATATCTGAGAGTGCCAGCGTTGGTATAATAAAAGGTACACGAACAAAAGTTTTTAATTTTGGATTACATAACAAAAGTGACGAAGCAAAGCAATTTATTGACTTAGCTGTAAAAAATAAACAAGAAGGAAAGTGTAAGGATGCAATAGGATATTATACTAAAACTTTAGAGATTTTTGAGAAAACCAAAAACAAACATGGTATTGCAGCATGTTACGGCAATATCGGAATTATGTATCTTGAATTACAAAAATATCGTGAAGCAATTAAGTATTGCGAAAAAGCATTGAAACAGTACGAATCAGTTGAGGACAAAATAAATGCCGGAGCAAATCTGGTTAATATCGCAGTTGCGTATTCTTATCTAAACGAGTACTTTAAAGCAAAACAATTTTATGAACAGTCATTGGATATCTACAGAGAAATTGGGCAGAAAAAGGAGATAAGCAGAATTCTTTTGAACCTAGGGATTCTATATTATAGTCACAATGAATGGCATAGGGCATTGAAATGCTTAAATGAATCGCTTGAGTTGAAAAAAGAGATTGGTGATTCAACAGAAATTGTTGGAGAATATATTAGTAAAGCCAGTGAAAAAATACAAGGGAAATACTAATGTGTGAGTTTGCATCCCAATTTGACCCGTCTTTTACATCGAATTATGACCCAGGGGTATATATAATTATAGCGTCGGATAG
This window of the Elusimicrobiota bacterium genome carries:
- a CDS encoding trimeric intracellular cation channel family protein encodes the protein MFTFDNLLIILELLGIAAFAVTGAMKAVEKEMDIFGVIVLAIITALGGGFIRDILMNRLPVSLNSPSYFAAALAGGLVAIPAIQLVHKYFLWINVFDAIGLALFSITGAVAAMNAGLNFISVLLLGTMSGIGGGVLRDVLANDVPLVFRKEIYALASITGIVGMWLLARIAMLRFSVCVMIGIAIVLAVRLWAVYYNISLPNIRVKSTEK
- a CDS encoding tetratricopeptide repeat protein, which encodes MLTGFWIRLLSDIIDIIILWIVSAIIAYVFKLLRVPFLAEPNTVLLITVFLYIGILNSKVGQGQSIAKRLLNIQVVKLDGTLLSLPMSFLRSLVLMMTFFLNIIITSTLGILCLEWTHLLFIGTLIVFIFFSVGYIFLISFHPAKRGLHDLITGTIVIRKGTYQESLVEKNKQAKSLIFVLYFAIVSLLFCGYKLYSNTAVKTLKSFPTTEISRELNNSLFLKDAKVMIKIHNSKQLTIDVMVPSDIYNDDKQIANQMVAIKKIINEKFPDVRIENYQISESASVGIIKGTRTKVFNFGLHNKSDEAKQFIDLAVKNKQEGKCKDAIGYYTKTLEIFEKTKNKHGIAACYGNIGIMYLELQKYREAIKYCEKALKQYESVEDKINAGANLVNIAVAYSYLNEYFKAKQFYEQSLDIYREIGQKKEISRILLNLGILYYSHNEWHRALKCLNESLELKKEIGDSTEIVGEYISKASEKIQGKY